The following are from one region of the Nymphalis io chromosome 21, ilAglIoxx1.1, whole genome shotgun sequence genome:
- the LOC126776909 gene encoding FMRFamide-related peptides-like yields MNNRSIMLVVLICIVAGVICNPVRRSPDLEARRRSAIDRSMIRFGRSYPPEPSASDLREAFQRPTRKGNSFLRFGRSQPISFTTDDLISLLRTYEDEYDSPISKRVSNFVRLGRDPKFIRLGRSTDEDKPGYEQGSDLVVSGYPQRKSRARDHFIRLGRDNEELNRDIDLEEPSERKKRSTDCYDCES; encoded by the exons ATGAACAACAGAAGTATTATGTTGGTGGTGCTTATCTGCATTGTCGCTGGTGTCATATGTAATCCTGTCAGGAGATCTCCAGACCTTGAAGCTAGACGTAGGAGCGCCATTGACAGGAGTATGATAAG ATTTGGAAGATCTTACCCGCCGGAACCTTCAGCAAGTGACCTCCGAGAGGCATTCCAACGTCCAACACGTAAAGGCAATAGCTTCCTCCGTTTCGGCAGATCTCAACCGATCTCATTCACCACCGACGACCTCATATCCTTACTCAGGACCTACGAAGACGAATATGATAGTCCAATCTCGAAACGAGTTTCCAACTTTGTGAGATTGGGACGTGACCCGAAATTCATACGCCTTGGAAGATCTACTGATGAAGATAAGCCTGGTTACGAACAGGGTTCAGATTTAGTTGTTAGTGGATATCCTCAAAGGAAAAGCAGGGCCAGGGATCATTTCATCAGACTTGGAAGGGACAATGAAGAGTTGAACAGGGATATTGATCTAGAGGAACCTTCGGAGAGGAAGAAGAGGTCGACCGATTGTTACGATTGCGAATCCTAA